The Collibacillus ludicampi region ATCTCGACGCGGAGGTTCTCTTTGACAGAACCTGTTTCAAACTTGTTACCACATGCGCAGGTAATTGTCGTGATCTTGTATTCCGGATGAATACCTTGTTTCATTGTTGTCACCTCTTTCCGGCCATAGTATTTGCCATAGCCTAAAAATCAACTGAATGGTATTATAGCACGTACTTACTGGCAATGACAATGTGGATGAAAAGGA contains the following coding sequences:
- the rpmE gene encoding 50S ribosomal protein L31; this translates as MKQGIHPEYKITTITCACGNKFETGSVKENLRVEICSKCHPFFTGKQKFVDAGGRVDRFKKKYNL